DNA from Longimicrobium sp.:
TGGTAAGTCAACCACTTCTACTGAGAGTTCCGTTGATGACTTGGCTCCAGTTGGCGTGAGCTGCGCCGCAAGGTCATCAACAGTTTGGGGCGACAGAAATGATGTCTGAATGAGTTCACGGATAGATTTCACTACATCTGTCCAACCCGCATCTCGATTCTTCCATTCCGTAATTGGCTTCCCGTTTTGAGGCAGGGCTTGAAGAGTTCCGATAGGCGTGCTGGTCCAATCACATGGACGAGCAATTATTGGAATGACAATAGCCTCCCCTCGCTTATGCCGATCTAATGCTTTTTGCATTTCAATCGAGTAACAGTAGTTTGACGAAATGAAGTGTGCGGATACAAGAAGTAGGATTAAATCTGCCTCCGCTAGTTTCTCATCAATCTCTCTTTGCCAATCACGACCTGGCAGGATCAGGCGATCCGTCCAAATCTCTCGAACCAGCAGCAAACGATGCAAGACTGCCAGATGCGCCTCTAAGTCCTGCCGGAGCCGCTCATCGCGATGAGAATAGCTGCAGAGAATTCGCATACTCATGTTTAGCGGCATCGCCTCGGCCGATTTGAGGTCTGCACTTGGGTATAGAAAAGTGAAGCTGACCGACTTCGTCTGGCGAAGATACGGCCAGCCTCTCTCGCAAACAGACCCCGACAGTCAATTCCTCTGAAAGACTAGCCTTGTGGCGCGACCCTGGTCAAGAGAATCACACATCAAGACGCAACCATGCGAAAAGGCTTTGCCGCAGGCAATTAATCCCGGAGCGCTACCTCCGCGACCGTCACCGCCACCACGTCCTCCGCCAGCGCGACGGGGAGGTCGGGGAGACCGGCGTCGGTCGTGAGCGCGCGGCGGAGGTGGTAGAAGGCGAAGGTGCCGGCCGCGGCGGCGAGGGCGCCGACCAGCGCGCCGACCGCCGCGGACTCGCCGGCGCGGCGGGCGATGACGAAGCCGCAGACCGCGCCCGCGGCGATGCGGCCGGCGAGCGGGCCGGGATCGGTGCGCGCGGGGACGAACGGGAGCTTGTCGGCCAGGTGCTCGGCGGCCGAGGCGAGCCCCAGCACGCGCGGCGCGGCCGGGCGCGAGAGCAGGTCGTCGAGCACGCCGTTCGGCACCGTGGGATCGTGCACCAGGTGGCGGCTGAGTGCGGCCGGCGCCGCCATGCTGCGCATCCCCGCCACCACGCCGAGCGCCGCCGCGCGGCCGGCCGTCTCCAGTGACGCCATCGTTCCCCTCCCGCTGAAATCCTCGTCTACCGCCCCTGACCGACGCCGACGCACGAACGACGCCGGGAGATCCGCACGGCGCGAAACGAGCCTCGGCAGCCGGCGAGGAACGGGCCGGCTGCCGAGGGAGCGATGCCAGGCTGGCGGCGATCAGAAGATGCAGGTGCAGCAGCCCGTGGTCGGATCCCAGGAGAACGAGGTGGCGGTGGTCTGCGAGCAGTGGAACCTGCACGCCGACTGCGAGTGCGTGTAGGTCCAGCAGTGCCGGCCCTCCGCGGCCGCGGGCGCCGCGCTGGCGCTGGCCGCGGCCAGGCCGGAGCCGAGCGCCGACGCGATGGCGGCTCCGAAGAGGATCCTTCCGATGCGTGTGGTGGATGCGCTCATGAGTGCCTCCCTGGGGTGGGTGTTGGAGGTTTCTCCGGCGCGAAATGTGGCGCCGGAGCGCCTGGACCCGTGCGGGTAGCAGCCCTTGCGTTCGTCGCTCCGCGGCCGAGCAGCCTCAGAAGAAGCAGGTGCAGCAGCCCGTCGCCGGATCGTAATCGAAGGCCGTGGCGTTGTTCTGGGCGCAGTGGTACCTGCACAACGACGACGAGTGGGTGTAGATCCAGCAGTGCCGGCCTTCCGCGGCCGCGGGCGCCGCGCTGGCGCTGGCCGCGGCCAGGCCGGAGCTGAGCGCCGTCGCGATGGCGGCTCCGAA
Protein-coding regions in this window:
- a CDS encoding DUF4126 family protein; this translates as MASLETAGRAAALGVVAGMRSMAAPAALSRHLVHDPTVPNGVLDDLLSRPAAPRVLGLASAAEHLADKLPFVPARTDPGPLAGRIAAGAVCGFVIARRAGESAAVGALVGALAAAAGTFAFYHLRRALTTDAGLPDLPVALAEDVVAVTVAEVALRD